TATAAGgcgtttttcatttccagccttaatgaacaattatatatcacttataaatgattaaatacaaaatgaatAGCAGTTAAGATtaatgtggtttggaattggtaaaatgtacctgtaaaaaaaatatgatcagaaaaatcaacttgcctgatatatacacacatatacgtatatacacacatttacatatatatacatatacatatatacacatatacatatacatatatacacatatacatatatatatacacatatacatatatatatatatatatatatgtatatgtatatgtgtatatatgtatatgtatatgtgtatatgtgtatatacgtatatgtatgtatatatatagaatatatatagtatatattacatatatatatatattatatatatattacatacatacatacatatacatatatactaatatatatatataatatatatatatactatatatattctatatatatatatacatacatatacatatatactatatatattctatatatatacatatatatagatatatataaagatacatatatacaaatatacatatatatatatatacatatatatatatatacatatatatatatatatacatatatatatatatacatatatatacatatatacatatgtatatatatatacatatgtatatatatatatatatatatatatatatatatatatatatatatatatatatatatatatatatatatatatatatatatatatatatatatatatatatatatgtaaatgtgtgtatatacgtatatgtatgtatatatatatagaatatatatataatatatatatacatatatatatacacacacatacatacatatatactatatatattctatatatatacatacatatacatatatacatatatactaatatatatatacatatatactaatatatatatatacatacatactaatatatatatatacatacatatatatatatatatatatatatatatatatatatatatatatatatatatgtatatgtatatatatgtaaatgtgtgtatatacgtatatgtatgtatatatatatatatatatatatagtatatattacatatatatatatatatatatatacacacatacatatatatacacatatacatacacatacatacatatatatatacatacatatacacatatacatacatatatacatacatacatatatatacatacatacacatacatacatatatatatatacatacatatatatatatacatacatatatatatatacatacatacatatatatatatatacacatatatatatatatacacatatatatatatatatacacatatacattacacacacacacacacacacaaatttggctgagaaatgacccccaaaagataatttaaagtcattattctGTTAAATGAGAAACACATCAAAAAGACATTTGGaaagaaataatttatttgattcaacgttgtatttttttctgcaaaCTTTCAGGCTACAATGACCGTGATTTTCTTTACTTTCATATTTTATTGTGGCTCAGCTATGGCAtgcatttaaactgcaattacaattaaataatgTCATGAGATGAATGGGTTTTAAATGGGTATTAAAGAAtagtaatcatttactcaccctcatgtagttttAAACCTGTAGGACTTACTTTCTTGTGTGGAACAAATTTGAGAAATGCCACATATTTTTTGTTCGtccaatggaagtcaatggtaaaTAAAACAGTTTAATGTCAGCAAAAAGATtatgacaattaagcacatttatatataataaaatttaataaatgataaaattatttgtattgcattttataaattatacaccatttcttaaaaatagaaatacaataacatttaattttatattacttaaactgtattttaagtatttataCACCATAGAAGCCTTTAATTTATGCTGATTTaaattagaatttaaaaaaatcttactgtaataaaattactgtatttcagTAACGAGTATACGATGGGCTTTAtccaatgtaaaataaaaacaaattttatacacgcatacatatgtatattttatatacattttaaacgttttgtttgattgttttgaATTTCAGGCAAATGAAACCTGAACATGTAGCCAGTTTCTGTGAGATTCACCCGTATGCttgcaactttattttatattgtgatCCATTTTAATCTTTAAAGCTGGCTTGATCTCATTCCGCTCTGTAAATTGATCACAACAGCTTTTAAGCATTAAACCATTGTGCTAAACGCGAGAAAGTgaagcaaaataaacaaagccCTGCCTTTCTGACAGCGTTCTAACAGAAAATAGGGCactttcatatttatttaagcACTGGGCTCAGATCCAGAGAAATCCTGTGAGAGTTTGAGACCGAAAGAGcgagagaatgagagagagagctgcCAGGCGCTCATACACAGAGACAAGGGCAGACTGTCATTCAAAAACCACAATCACGAGGGAGTGTGTGTACCAGAGAGACGCAGAAAAAAACCCACAGATCACACTGTCACATTTAGACTGAGAGGTACTGACTGACGGCGGCTTATGAAACCAAATCAGCATCTCCAACACCCTGATTAAAACATCATGATGTCTGGATTTCGCAAATATACACGATTCTTAACAGGAAGAAAAGTCATCCATCTGTTACTGTAAAGGAAACTAGACTGACATAGAACCATAGACTGTAATTTTTCAATGAACAAAATCCAGAGGGGGTTTCATCTAAAGCGTTAAACGTCAAGCATAGATGTCACTTCAGTAAAACATCTGGTTATAGCCACTGTGGAGTGTTTATATCTCAATGATTCTGATCAGTGCTATAATTACTCTACTGGCAATTAATTCTTTATTTATGGTGATAAAATGATGATCTAAAACATTTAAACCCAATTAAcctttggaagtgaaaaatatcTTGCTCATTTTGTTGAATATACCGTTCCAAAATGGTGCACAAATGCTTTTAAGCAATTAGTTGCAATCTTATAaattttcctttaaaaaaacaaaaaaattgtcatgacattatatataaattcatatttttttcttataatataatcattttaatgttGACATTAAAATTTGTTTCTTAAAACGAACATGTTTCTTAAAGCGCTCACTTATTACCATAATGCAAAACAACAAATTACTAACTTTATATTCCATTACAGTAatgaaaattagtttttttctcCATCAAAATTAACATGAAACAACAAAGTGTAATGCAATAATATTACTACAAcaacatctaaatatataaattactaACTTAATATAagcttaatttaaatttttgggggctgacattaaaattaaagctgctggtagattgaaaaaaaaaaaataataataaataatttttttttgcaaagaaatCATCATACCTGTAATCCCAAGCCCAACAAGGAaacaaagaagaaaaataaaacactgacatcGTCTacattgatttgattgattttatttgTAAGGCACCAGAAGCATTTCCTTACTGCAGAAATTTCCATTTATGTATAGTAAATGTTTATGTACTTTGTTTTAATATGGAATGAAGCTATTTTATAACACAATTATTTTTGCACTGTAGGTTGTACAATATACATAAAATTAGgagtcaaaaaacaaacaaatgaagagACTTTTATAAAGCACAGAATGCTTACAATGCTTGTAAGAAATGTCAAAAGGCAAGCAATGAATTCTGGGAGGAGAGGACTGTCGGGGGTTCAAGAAGGAAAGAAAGGATGACGGGGGCGACAACCTGTTCTCAAGTGCCTCACAAGTTAAGAGTCCTCTAAAACACAGACGTATCATTCAAGACTGACACGAAAGCATCCGTTTGCACATAAAGCTTTAGGTCTATGTATAACGTACACATACAGTACACCGCGGCCCACCTTCATAGCAAAACACTTCTCATTTGTCTAGATCTGATTTTGAACTCTTAACATTTTACTCAGCGACCACTACTTTttgtccttaaaaaaaaaacaaaaaaaaaaacaatagattTGAGCATATGTAGCAAGCCACAAGGATAAATCCTGGTACTTCTATCATAAATACACTGGCAGAATCAAACAGAAAACATTGTACCAATAAAAAATGTGAGCACATTTGTTTTGAAAGCACTACAATATTATTAAGTGGCCTTTAATTTATGTTTTCTAATGTTGGCACTGCCATAATTCTGGCTTTTAACTGAAAAACAGTGCACCGTCGCATTAACACAAGTTTAGGAAGCAGCTTCACTCCTTAATCCAATATGGTTTaaactagtgctgtcaaatcgattattcacaattaatcgcgattaatcgcatccaacataaaagtttgtaaatatatatataatatatacatactcTATATATGTTAgatgcatatatatatgtatatatacacatactgtatatttagAAACTTTtgtgttagatgtgattaatcgcgattaatcgatttgacagcactagtttAAATGCGTCTACGATTTTGGACAAACCAAATCTAAAGCATCCAGACAATGACAGTCAAAAAGCGTAGAcctagaagaagaaaaaaagccgTGATATATCTGGTTTTAATTTCCAGAATAGatcaaaatgagaaaacagacGAAAATGTGACTGCCTTGAAAACACGACAATCTACTGCTATAGCTGCAAGTTAGAGTTTCAAtatgacacacacaaaaaaagctttTTCTTGATTCAAACTTCTAACCGAATAGATGTTAGAACAGTTTATTTTGTGGGCATGTCAAAACAAGCATATTTTATATCATATGTCTGCAGAAACATACATAGGACACTTAAAATAGCACAACTCTAAACTAACATGACCCTGAGGGTGTTAGTGTGGACTTGCTATGGACTTACTGCCCCCTCTTGGTAGAATCTCATACTACATACAACAACATCACACTGGGAGACCGTTTATGAAAAACGCACATGTTTGCATCCTAGCTTTTACCTTAAGACAACTTGAGGCAGTGTGTTATGAATTTCTTTTCTCTTTGTTGGGAGGGCTTGTTATACTTCATGCATATGATTTCACATACTTCCTTTGTCTGTAGTGCGATCAAaacaatgacttttttttttttttaaaagaaggtGCTTCTAATTTTTCAAATACCTTTCTCTTACAACTTACCttataaacaaaacaacatgaCTTTCACCATGTAGACATTCAACattactattaaaaaaaagaaaaatatctttttaaacAGCATCCCTTTTCACTTGGTGAGCAGGTTAGCTAGCTTCTCAGAGGATTCATCTAATATTCTCTGTCTAAGACAGCACAACACAGCTTCCAAACACATTAGAAATCAGGCAAGCAGGTAGATAGATATACAGTACGTCGAATGGCCTTGTAGAAATGCTCTTTCTTCATTTCAACATTATTCATCACGTTTCATCAAGCAGTTTGaaaggacagttcacccaaaattggaaattctgtcatcatttactcaccctcatattgctccaaacctgtatgacattatattttatgtgaaacacaaaaggagatgttttgaGCCATGTTCAAGCAAGGTTTTGAAGCTTGACAGCTTTGgtccccattcactttcattgtatgcaAAGGAACAGCTTGGACATTCCTTAAAAcaccttttgtgtttcacagaacaaAAGCAAGTcaaacaggtttgaaacaaaaggaagatcatttactcaccctcacgtcattCCAAATCCGTATGACTTTCTTAAGTGGAagacaaaaggagatgtttagaGCAATATCCAAGCTGCTCTttcccatacaatgaaagtgaatggtgaccacAGCTATCAAGCAAAATTTCCAGTGAATAATTGTAGTGAATGGCTTCAGATCACTTGGAATGTAATACAGCAGTCATGGGGACTAGTTCTGTGATgcttaaatagtttattttttggtccccattcactttcattgtatagaaAGGAGCAGCTTGGACATTCCTCAAAACATCACCTTTTGTCTTCCACGGAAGaaaagtcaaacaggtttgaAACGGCATGAATATTTGATCAcctttactcactctcatgtcaatCTGTAAGACTTTCTTTTATGAAGTGCAAAAGATGTTTTTTGAGGAATGTCGGAGCTGGCCTTTtccatacaaaaaataaaagaaagaatgaaaaatTGTGACGCTATCAAGCTAAATTTCCAATGAATGAAACCAATGTCTTcagaacatttaaaatgtagtaCACAAGTCTAGGATTTTTTTTAGTCACTTGTGACAAAAGTGTTTCCATTCACCAGtgtgaacattcttcaaaacatctccttttgtgttccacggaAGAATGTAGTTAAAAtaaatttggaacaacataaaaaTGAAACCTAATTTTTacttgaactatccctttaaggtagGATGGATGCAACAGCCGTGCCTTCAAACAATAACACCGATCCTTTAAACGCTAAATGGATTATGCTGCGGCTAAGTTTTTAGATGCAAAGTTGCTTTTAGTCTCAGAGTTACTGCCTAGGGCCAAAGTGCTTTTGACTCAGTTATTGTAGATTGTAGCTTTAAAAGGTGAAAGATTTTAAGAGGAAGAAAGtgagtgggggaaaaaaaaaaaacaacaaagaggAATTATTACTGAAGGGTCGATGGTCCATTAACGGTCGCACCATTTTGTAGACCATTTCCACAAAGAGCATAAgaaatatacaatattatattatatatatatatatatatatatatatatatatatatatatatatatatatatatatatatatatatatatatatatatatatatatatatatatatatataatatatatatatatatatatatatatatatatatatatatattttagatagATATATACATACACGCAGGCAAGAAAtggtgtaaataaaataaaatcaagcaTCCGTAACACAATAAAAAGGTGGATTGGTATAGATACATATAGAAAGCTGGTGGAATGATCCAGAACGAATGACGTTAGGTATGTGAACACAGTAGCAATTTAGAGGGAAGATAGAAAGATGGAAAAAGAGTGGAAAATGAAGGAAAAGAAAAAGGGGAACAAGTGCCTCTGCTCGATGATGACTGGATGAAGGAACGGGTTTGGCGGGCGACTAGTCGGACTTGTCTCCGTCTTCCTCGCGGTGGCTGTCGGATGTCTCGCGTGTGCTCTTGTCCTCCTTGGCCAGCTGGGCCTGAGAGGCCAGGATGCTGGAGAGGGAGAAGAGGCCGGAGCTGGAGGTGACTGCGGGGAGGCCGGCCGGTTGGCTGAGACCAAGAGGGAGAGGGGTCATGGGCAGCGCCAGCCCCTGCAGCTGAGAGAGCTGGTGAGCCTGGAGCTGCTGctacacaacacacacatagTCTTGTTACTTCTGTattttcttacattttgttACACTCTCTTAAGGCGGGTGCACGCCGTGCGATTTTGGTCATGATTTGTtcatctgagacaaattttgagaatcctaaaagatttCTACAATCCCAGGCTAAAATCTGCAGTTTTTGAttgctagtttgacatgttcacgaCGAATGTCAAACTGTCTTGGTTTTTTAAGACAAGCCGTGATCAAAATGCTAAAGATTtctttgttagccaccatttcagtcccaTGTGTAATGCAGCTCACAGCCACCGAGCGTGTATgggttgatgatgtaaaacttCGGACAAGTTTTCAAGCGTGCGTCAGTTTTTAATGCATCTTGActgtcgtacagtctgacattaatgacagctgagatccAACAGTGTGACAAGAGGATCAcgttcgtacagtctgacaagcaacaagcgtaaaggactattataaatcgcacagtgtgcaccCAGCTTTAGTGTACTTTGCACTTACAACATTACTATAACATAGTTTCATCTCAAAAGTTACACTGCATAGCCTCTCATGGCTTTATTTTATTGGTCATGTTATTTATAATATTGCTTGTGCATATTATCACTGTACAAAGCAAAAGCTGTAAACGCTTTTGCAATATTAAAGTAGTTATCGTCATGCActgcaaaatattttttgaagttgtaaataaaacaaaggttATTTGTGTAAATTTAACAAGATAATACTATttagtctttctacttcaaaatttagtttaattcaatgttttacttaccatttctttgtaataaatttgtgaaatttactattCTTTACTATTTACTTAGCAATTTCTCAGTGAAAATtcctatacttttttttttttttttttttttttgagttaacATATTCAGAGAGCCATATAAATGCACAGCAACAatgcacaacaataattaataatgaatttCTTTATAAATAATTAGACCATAAACTCATTCAGATGCATTTCCATAAACATCTGCTATCTGTATAAACCTGTGTGTCGCCCACATGAGCCCGTACCCGTATGATGGAGTTCATCTCTGGTGGGGTGACCTGTTTGGCTCTCTCTATTGCCCCCAGAACCTGCTGCTGgtgctgaagaaaaaaaaacaaaaaacaatcacaATCACATCTCATACTATATGCTCCTTAAGATCCCACATTCAcattaaattcattaaaatcaaATCAGACTAACAGAGCATTTAAGACGACATGTAATGCTATAAACTAAAAGCTGAGGTAATGCTGCTATCTCTCTGTACCTCTTGAGACAGGTAAGGCAAGACTTGAGCACAGATCCCATTTAATCTCTTCACGATCTCTGCCTGCAGGGAGAGagaaacacacacgcacacatgcacacacacacacacacacacacacacacacacacacacacacacgcacgcacacacacacgcacgcacacgcacacacacacacaactgctCAGCAAATTCTTCCCTTTTAAAGTTGTCACAAATCCCTCAGTTATTCAGCtccaataatataatataaatataatataatataatataatataatataatataatataatataatataatataatataatataatataatataatataatataatataatataatataatataatatacacacgtattagttaataaaactaCTTAAAAGAGATTAATGTATAGATGGAGAAAGCTCATGTCAGGGAACGTGATTTTTCTGAGTACTGAAAAAGCCTGCGAAAgcttgagaaaaaaacaaaaaaaacaacaaaaaaaaaaaacatgcagtgGGACAAAGAGAGAGGCAACAATAACCCTGTTTCAATAGCCTGCCATGCTGACACTTCATACAGCATGcaggggagagagagaaaaagtgaGATGACTGCATACCAAACACTGGCATGCCTTATTCTTTGCATTCATGCCCTGTATTTCTCTCTCGCACACACTCTTCCATGGATGACTGacttttttaaaacatatttcacCTGTGTCACATAAAGGGGCAGGGACTGATTAATTGTGTTCTTGAGACTGACTGCAGCAGTGGCAGAGGCACATGCTTAGATTTCGACGTCCATCTAACCACTAACTGTCTGGCACATACAGGTGACACTATAGACATTAGAAGCTTCTATAGATCAACACTTATTGGAGCATTTCTCA
The nucleotide sequence above comes from Chanodichthys erythropterus isolate Z2021 chromosome 10, ASM2448905v1, whole genome shotgun sequence. Encoded proteins:
- the tle5 gene encoding TLE family member 5 isoform X1: MMFPQSRHSASSQQLKFTTSDSCDRIKDEFQFLQAQYHSLKLECDKLASEKSEMQRHYIMYYEMSYGLNIEMHKQAEIVKRLNGICAQVLPYLSQEHQQQVLGAIERAKQVTPPEMNSIIRQQLQAHQLSQLQGLALPMTPLPLGLSQPAGLPAVTSSSGLFSLSSILASQAQLAKEDKSTRETSDSHREEDGDKSD
- the tle5 gene encoding TLE family member 5 isoform X2, giving the protein MMFPQSRHSASSQQLKFTTSDSCDRIKDEFQFLQAQYHSLKLECDKLASEKSEMQRHYIMYYEMSYGLNIEMHKQAEIVKRLNGICAQVLPYLSQEHQQQVLGAIERAKQVTPPEMNSIIRQLQAHQLSQLQGLALPMTPLPLGLSQPAGLPAVTSSSGLFSLSSILASQAQLAKEDKSTRETSDSHREEDGDKSD